A region of Planococcus sp. MSAK28401 DNA encodes the following proteins:
- a CDS encoding DUF896 domain-containing protein, which yields MLSPDKIGRINELSKKSKRDGLTQEEAKEQSALRQEYLQSFRKSMRGTIENVTVIDPEGKDVTPDKIKNKRENKYLN from the coding sequence ATGCTATCTCCAGATAAGATCGGACGCATCAATGAACTATCGAAAAAGTCCAAGCGTGACGGACTGACGCAAGAAGAAGCAAAAGAACAATCGGCGCTGCGCCAGGAATACTTGCAAAGTTTCCGCAAGTCGATGCGTGGGACAATTGAAAATGTTACCGTCATCGATCCGGAAGGAAAAGACGTAACGCCAGACAAAATTAAAAATAAACGGGAGAATAAGTATTTGAATTAA
- a CDS encoding YneB family resolvase-like protein: MKKKALVYCRVSTTKDEQETSLERQEEELLSFAFEQGYLVEDVYSDQHSGYEMDREGLLEMLNQVKSEKVDAVFIQDETRLGRGHARIALLHVMKKHEVDVYTLSDHGPIALNDMDDMVLEILAIVEEYQRKIHNAKIKRGMKRAVENGYKPERNLKGKGNPDGRERLDLPVDQIVSLKASGLTFHEIAVTLQGFGYQASKATVHRRFREYQQMKES, encoded by the coding sequence ATGAAGAAAAAAGCTCTAGTTTACTGCCGTGTCAGTACCACTAAGGACGAGCAGGAAACTTCACTCGAACGGCAGGAAGAAGAACTGCTGTCGTTTGCATTCGAGCAAGGTTACCTGGTGGAAGACGTTTATAGTGACCAGCACAGCGGCTATGAAATGGATCGTGAAGGGCTTCTCGAGATGCTCAATCAAGTTAAAAGCGAAAAGGTCGATGCCGTGTTCATCCAGGATGAGACGCGTCTAGGCAGGGGGCATGCACGTATCGCTTTATTGCATGTCATGAAAAAACATGAGGTCGATGTCTATACGCTGTCCGACCATGGCCCGATCGCTTTGAACGATATGGATGACATGGTCCTTGAAATCTTGGCGATCGTGGAAGAATACCAGCGCAAAATCCACAACGCCAAGATCAAACGGGGCATGAAGCGTGCGGTGGAGAATGGCTATAAGCCGGAACGCAATTTAAAAGGAAAAGGCAACCCGGACGGCCGCGAGCGGTTGGATCTTCCGGTAGACCAGATCGTCAGTTTAAAAGCGAGCGGCTTAACCTTTCACGAAATCGCCGTTACGCTGCAAGGCTTCGGCTACCAAGCAAGCAAAGCGACGGTGCACCGCCGTTTTCGCGAATACCAGCAAATGAAAGAAAGCTGA
- the yneA gene encoding cell division suppressor protein YneA, whose translation MTFFRRNSYLVFFFSLIVVFTFYAVISHNAEKQQLGELQIEKGDTLWELAESFSGETPHHEWIEEIMEVNNLKTTKIVAGQSLKIPAEQLNFSPDETKYYAGDAE comes from the coding sequence ATGACATTCTTTCGACGGAACTCATATTTGGTTTTCTTTTTCTCACTCATAGTAGTGTTTACATTTTACGCGGTAATCAGCCATAATGCCGAAAAGCAGCAATTGGGCGAGCTGCAAATTGAAAAAGGTGATACGCTATGGGAGCTGGCTGAATCGTTCAGCGGCGAAACTCCCCATCATGAATGGATAGAAGAGATCATGGAAGTGAATAATTTGAAGACGACGAAAATCGTGGCAGGGCAATCATTGAAGATTCCGGCAGAACAGCTGAACTTCTCGCCGGATGAAACTAAATACTATGCAGGTGATGCAGAATGA
- the lexA gene encoding transcriptional repressor LexA: protein MKKVSKRQEDILNFIKDEVRAKGYPPSVREIGEAVGLASSSTVHGHLARLESKGLIRRDPTKPRAIEIIGSEEALIDKSPVLHVPLIGKVTAGMPITAIENVEEYFPLPQTYGTEEDHIFMLEIMGESMIEAGILNGDYVVVKQQQTADNGDIVVAMTEENEATVKRFFREDNYFRLQPENSSMDPIIVDQVSILGKVVGVYRQIH from the coding sequence GTGAAAAAAGTATCTAAGCGTCAGGAAGACATCCTGAATTTCATAAAAGATGAAGTCCGTGCAAAAGGCTATCCACCCTCCGTTCGGGAGATTGGCGAAGCGGTCGGCCTTGCATCCAGTTCGACTGTCCACGGCCATCTAGCGAGACTCGAAAGTAAAGGGCTGATCCGCCGCGACCCGACCAAACCAAGAGCCATTGAAATCATTGGTTCGGAAGAAGCGCTCATCGACAAGAGCCCTGTCCTCCATGTACCGCTTATCGGGAAAGTCACAGCGGGCATGCCGATTACCGCCATCGAAAACGTTGAAGAATACTTCCCGCTGCCGCAAACTTACGGCACGGAAGAAGACCATATCTTCATGCTGGAGATCATGGGTGAAAGTATGATCGAAGCTGGCATCCTAAATGGCGATTACGTCGTCGTCAAGCAACAGCAGACTGCGGATAACGGAGACATTGTTGTCGCCATGACCGAAGAAAACGAAGCGACTGTCAAACGGTTCTTCCGTGAGGACAATTACTTCCGACTACAGCCTGAAAATTCATCAATGGATCCAATTATTGTTGACCAGGTTAGCATTCTTGGAAAAGTCGTCGGTGTCTATCGCCAAATCCATTAA